The genomic DNA GATTCTTTGGCCTCCCCCTTGCCCCCTCCATTAGAGGGGGAAATTGCGGAATAGTGAAGATAACTTTCAATATCTTTTTTTATAACTCGCCCTTCATCACCGCTACCACCAATAAGAGAAAGCCGGATATTCTTTTCCTTCGCAAGTTTCTTCGCAAGAGGTGAAGCTTTAATCATTGAATCAGAAATGGTAGAAGTAGCGCGCTCAACAGGCTGAGCAGCTATTTGTTCAACCTTTTTTTCTTTCTCCACAGGTGAAGTCGTGGGCTTTTCTTTTTTTGTTTCTTGTTTACTGTCTACTGTTGACTGTTTACTTGGTTGTTTTTTCTTTTCTTCATCAAGAATCTTAGCAACATCTTCTCCCTCCTTTCCGATAATCGCAAGAATGGAATCAACAGGCGCTGATTTTTTATCGGGAGTTCCGATGTAAAGCAACGTGCCGTCATAAAAACTTTCAAACTCCATAGTGGCTTTGTCAGAATCTATCTCAGCAAGGATTTCTCCCGACTTTATTTTGTCTCCTACTTTCTTCAGCCATTTAGACACTGTTCCTTCCGTCATCGTGTCACTGAGTTTTGGCATTCTTACAATTTCGGCCATGTTAATCTTTTATATAAGGGTAATCGGTTTGTGTGTAAACATCTTTGTAAATGTCTTCGGAGTTTGGAAACGGAGATTCTTCAGCAAACTTAACGCTTTCATCCACCAACGCTTTTACTTTCGCCTCCATTTTTTCCACACCAGCATCGTCAATCCATTTATTATTTTTTATTGTTGTAAGGATTTGTTCAATCGGATCTGACTTTTTGTATTCTTCCACTTCTTCTTTCGAACGATACGTTCCGGGGTCAGACATAGAATGACCACGGTAACGATACGTTTTTATTTCAAGCAGTGTTGGACCATTTCCTTGTCTAGCGCGCGCTGCCGCTTCCGCAACTGCATCGTGAACGGATTCACATTTCATTCCATCCACCTGAAACGAAGGCATCTCATAAGCATGCCCAAGTTTGAATAAATCATGAACGTTGGAAGTTCTTTCTACAGAAGTTCCCATCGCGTAATTATTATTTTCGATAATAAATATAACCGGAAGTTTCCATGTCATCGCCATGTTGAACGCTTCATGCAATGCTCCTTGCCGGACAGCTCCATCTCCCATCAAACAAAGAGTTACATTAAGATTGCCGTTGTATTTATCCGCAAAAGCAATTCCGGCACCCAGTGGAATTTGCGCACCAACAATTCCGTGTCCGCCAAAAAAATTATGCTCTTTGGAAAACATGTGCATGGAACCACCTTTGCCTTTTGAAACTCCTGTTGACTTGCCGAAAAGTTCAGCCATCACAAATTTAGGATGGACTCCTCGAACAATAGGATGAGCGTGGTCACGGTAAGCTGAAATAATTTTATCCGTTTTCCTGATTGCGGTTTCTCCACCAACAGCTATTGCTTCCTGTCCTATATATAAATGGCAAAACCCACGAATCTTCTGTTGGATGTACAACTGACCCGCGCGCTCTTCAAATCTGCGCATCAAAAGCATGTTCTCGTACCACCAGAAATAAGTTTCTTTCGGGAATTTGGTTGAAGAAGATTTTTTCTCGGCAATTTGCGGCATGGGGGAAATAGGAAAAGTAAATTTAAGCTTTTTTCAGTTCTTTACTGCTAAAAGCCAAGGGCAATAAATTACGGATGCCATCGCAAACATAAATTTTCTTTTCATTCAATTTCATAATAATCCGTATAGGAAATTTTTGTTTTGCTTCATACTCAACCATCGCCTGCCTGCACGCACCGCAGGGAACATTGGTGATTGCGATGGATTTTATAATTGCGTTTGGATTTTGAGCGGAAGCATAAAACAACGCCACCCGCTCCGCACAAAGCCCGGATGGATAAGCGGCATTCTCCTGATTGTTGCCGGAAATTATTTTCCCGTTTGCTAAAAGCACAGCAGAGCCAACTTTGAATTTTGAATACGGTGCGTAAGCGGACTGAGCAGACTTTCTCGCTAGTGACAAAAGATTTTTATCTGAAGAAGAAAGTTCTTTCTCAGAAGATTCAAAAATAGTGGAGGAGAGTTTTAGTTTTTTCATTTTACGAATAACAAAATAATTGCGAATATACAAATAACAAAACTTGGTTTTGTTTTAGTATTTTTGTTCTGATGAAAAGGATGCTACTTCTCACTTCTTACTTCTCATTTTTCACTTTTTTTTGCTTTTCCCAAAACGCGGGCGATAAAATTTTTAACTCCTCTTCTATTCACACCATCAACATTATTCTTACTCAGCCAAACTGGTGGGATTCACTAACCTATTATTATAATGACGGTGCCACGCAATATATGATTGCGTCAGTAACGTTTGACAGTTTGCAGCTTGATTCGGTGGGTATTCGGCTGAAAGGGAATTCAAGTTACGGTCATGATGGCACAAAGAAACCTATCAAACTTGACCTGGACAGATTTATTTCCACTCAGGAAATTGACGGAATGAGCAAAATCAATCTCAACAATGGTTTTCTTGACCCTTCAATGATGCGTGAAAAACTTTTTCTCGATTTCATTAACAAGGAAGGATTGCCCTCCCCACGATGCACCTACGCGCGGGTTTCTTACAATGGAAAGTATTGCGGTCTTTATAAAATCGTGGAGCAGGTGGATAAAACTTTTTTGAAAACACATTTTGGAAACAAGGACGGAAATCTTTTCAAAGGCGACCCGAACGGAACGCTTGAGCAGAAAGGAACTGATCCGAATGCCTATTATAAGGATTACGAACTCAAAACAAATAATTCCGTGAACAACTGGAGCGATCTAGTGAACTTCATTCAAGTTGTAAATTCTGATCAATCTGTTTTTTCTTCGCAGATAAAAAATTTGTTCGATGCTTCATCTTATCTCAAAGCCTGGGCAGCCAACAATCTTTTTGTAAACCTTGACGCTTATTATTATTACGCGCATAATTATTATTTATATCACAACACAGCAACGAGCCAGTTTGACTGGATCACCTGGGATGTGAGCGTGGTGTTCGGGGTTTTTCCGCTCTGGTCAGAAAACAAAGTGGTGAACCTTGACTTGCTGTATGTTCCACAAAATGCCAGCACCCGCCCTCTTAGCAAAAATTTTATGGACAACAATGATTTCCGCTTTGAATATCTTTCGGATGTATGCAACTACATTTACAATGATTTCACTCCTGCAAATCTTTTTCCGAAAATTGACAGCATTGCCGGCAGAATCCGCAACGACATTTATGCCGAGCCCGATTCCAATCAGGCATACACTGAAGAAGAGTTTGAGCAGAATATCAATTACGGAACCGTTTCAAGCGGAATTTTCTGGGGAGATGTTCCCGGTCTGAAACAATTTATTATCAACCGAAGGCAGGAAGCCATCGTGCAACTTTGTGAAAAAGGATGGAGTTGCGCGTCTAATTCATTGAGCGGTGACGGAGCGATTGTAATTTATCCGAACCCGACTTTTGTGGATATCACACTGCGCTTTGATCTGGTAGAAGATGACGCGCCCATCACCTATTCCATTCTTGACCTGAGCGGAAAAGAAATGTTGTCCGAAACGGTTATACTTCCACGTGGAATTTATTTGCACACGCTCAACATTGAAAAACTTGCCGCTGGAGTTTACATCCTGAAAATAGCCAACAGCTGCAAAAAGTTCAATAAGAAACTTGTCGTTATCAAATAAGCAGGAAAACCTTTCCCAAAACCAACATTTGCTGGTTAATAAGTTCAACTGTTTCATACTAAATTTAGTCCGTATTCCTGTTAAGTTTGTACTTTAATTCTAATCCAACTATCATGAACTGTCCAGTTTGCAACACTACCGAATTAAGCGAAGACACCACAGCGTGTCCGCAATGCAATTCCGACCTTGAAGTTTTTCGCCTCATCGTTGACGCCAGCGAGCAAAGGCAGAAACAAAAGAAAATCATTTCCGCTCTCAGCGTGTTTGCGGCAGTTACTGCCATCGGCTGGGCATCAGTGGGAATATTTTCAGGCAAAACTCCTGACCCAGTAGAGCTGTCACCCGTAATAACCGTTCAGAATGAAGTGCGTACAACTGAAGATTCTGCGTTGATAGCGATGCTTACCAAAGAAAATGGAGAACTTAAATCTGAGAACACTTCTCTCACTGCAAAAATAAATATGGTGAAAGAAAAATCTGCTGCAAAAACTTCTGCTCCTGCTGTGACTGCATCAACAGAAGGCGGCACTATCATCCACACCGTAAAAAATGGCGATACCTTCTGGATCATCGCGAGGAAATATTTTCATGATGGAAGAAAGTATAAGCAGATTGCGAAAGACAACGGCTTGACAGTTAAATCAAAACTTCATAAAGGACAAAAATTGAAAATCGTTAAGGGCTAACCCCACGATTAACAATTAACGATTAATAATTAATTTTTACAACCATGGCAGAAAAAAATAACCCAATGGAAGCGATCCTGCAAAAGACGCTTGTATCGTTCACCGAAATCGTTTCATTGAAAAAAGAAATAGTTTCGCTCAATAACAATATCGTTTTGCTGGAGAAGAATGTCTCTCTGAAGAACGATGAGATTATTTCATTGGAATCCGATTGCGCCAATCTGCAGTCAGAAATTGATTCTAATAAAACAGAAATCATTTCTCTGAAAGGGAATATTGATGGACTTGAAAATGAAGTTTCCGCAAAGAACAAAGAAATTTCCCTGCTGAAAGAAAACATTTCTTCGCTGAACAAGGAACGCAACTCTCTAAAGACAGATATTGATTTAGGCAAAAAACAAATTGAATCACTCAAGGAAGTTATCAGCAAGAAGGAACAATCCATACAGGAACTCACAAAGGAAAATTCTACTTTGAAAAATAAAATTTCTGAACTTCAATCACTAGAAGGAAATTACAAAAACAGCATTGACGCGGAAAAAAAGCAACTTGCTTCTCTGACAGAAACAAGCAAAGCGCAGGGGCTGTCTATCCAGAAAGTCACAGCGGAAAATTCTTCGTTGGAGAAAAAAATTGCTGACCTTAAGGCATCAGAGGCAAAGTTAAAAACCGAGATCGATGTTGAGAAAAAACAAACTGCTGCCCTTGCCGCAACCATCAAACAGCATGAATCATCCGTTCAGAAACTCAATGCCGAAAATTCTACACTGAGGAAAAAAGTCCTTGACGTTGAAGCGGCTGCGGATAAAATAAAATCAGAACTGGCAGAAGCAAAAGACAGTCTTCAGAAAAGCGAAAAAGCAATAAAGAAAACCGAAAACGAAAACGCCCGACTTCATTCTAAATTGGAAAAGTCAAGCGATGAACGTTCTTCTCTGAAAAAAGGACGAGCGGATGTTTTCAAACTGGAATCTGAATCAATACCGGCAGTAGAAAATCCTGCTGAGCCCTCAGAAGGTGAAACACTTTAGTCACTTTGCTCTTGGGCATTCATTTATATTTTATTAAACCAACTATGTTCCCCTTCGGGAACTAGTTTGGTTTATATTTGCTCCTCTATTAATTCACTATGCCAAAAGTAAGAGTAGCCATAAACGGCTTCGGAAGAATCGGCAGAACTTTTTGCCGCGTTGCCAAATCTAAATCCAATATTCAGATTGTCGCTATCAATGATTTAGCCGACAGTAAAACGCTTGCGCATCTTTTCAAATACGATTCCGTTCACAGAGCGTATCAGGGAGAAGTTACTCACGATAAAGATTCTATTTCGATAAATGGAAATAAAATAATAACATTTGCTGAGAAATATCCTGAAAAACTTCCCTGGAAAGATTTAAATGTTGATGTAGTGATTGAATCCACCGGACATTTTCTTGATAAAGAAAGCGCAGGAAAACATTTGAAAGCAGGAGCAAAAAAAGTGATCATCTCCGCTCCTGCAAACGACAATGTGAAAAGTGTGGTGCTTGGAATCAATGACAGCATTCTTTCGAAAGATGATAAAATAATCTCCAACGCATCCTGCACCACCAACTGTGCAGCACCGATGATAAAAGTGCTGGACGAAAACTGGGGAATTGAAGATGCTTACATTTCCACCATACATTCTTATACAGGCGACCAGCGTCTGCACGATTCTCCGCACAAGGATTTGCGAAGAGCAAGAGCAGCAGCGCTGAGTATCATTCCCACTTCAACAGGAGCAGCAAAAGCAATTACAAAAATATTTCCTCACCTTGATGGAAAGATTGGCGGTTGCGGAATGCGCGTACCTGTGCCTAACGGTTCGCTCACGGATATTTCCTGCATCCTGAAAAAAGATACAACTGTAAAAGAAATCAACGAAGCGTTTCGAAAAGCATCAGAAAAATCTTTGAAAGGAATTCTTGAGTACACCGAAGAGCCGATTGTTTCTATTGATATTGTCGGCAATCCTTTCTCCTGCGTGTTTGATGCAGAGTTCACTTCTGTGGTGGGAAGAATGGTGAAAGTGATTGGCTGGTATGATAATGAAATGGGCTATTCGAATCGTCTGGCAGAACTAGTGGAAAAAATTTCTTAGCGTTTAACGCTCTTCAAATACATTTCTATTGCCTCTGGAATTTTATTATTGCTTTTTGAATAAATAGAAGCAAACTTTTCAGTATTGGGAAAGTCATTCAGCTTGTAATAACATATCATCAAATTCATTTGCAAATCAACATCATTCGGATAAATTTCATACGCTTTGCTAAGATATGTTATTGCTTCTGAAATTTTTTCTTCATTGAAATAAGAAATAGATATCCACTTAAGTGCCACTAAATTTTTCGGATTTGATAACAAAGATTGAGAAAGAAATTTTCTCGCTTCTTCATTTTTCCCTTTGCTTGCGTGAATCATTCCAAGGTTAGCTGATGCAAATTCATTCTGTGGATTTATTTTCAAAGCATTGCCGTACCACAATATCGCGTTCGTTGTATCGTGAATAAAATTCCAATAAGCATCACCAATGCTCACTGCTGCTTCCACCGAATTAGAATCTATCTCAAGAGTTTTTTTAAACCATACAACCGCTTCCTGAGGGTTGTTTAAGTTCTTCATATACACTTCTGCAATTTTACCTGTGGTTTGTAAATCATCGGGTTTATATTCATAACTTTTTTTGAACGCCTCAATCGCTTCCGTATATTTTTTGTCCTCCAGCAAAAGCTTGCCAAATCCATTGTAGGCAATTACTGATTTTGGCGAGGAAGAAATCGCCTTGTCGTAAAATGTGTACGGATCCGTAAAGGTTCTGCTATGAGAAAAGGTGATTGCAAAAAATAGTATCAGTATTAATGAAAAGCCATATTTCTGGAAATTGGAATGAATATCAATTTGCTTTATGTTGAAAAGCTCCATCATGATGATTGCAATTCCGATGAGTGGTAAATAAAGACGGTGTTCAAATGCAAAGAAATGCGCTTGCGGATTCTGCTGGATGAAAGTGGGAAAAAGAAATACAATGAACCATAGCGCACCAAACAAACTCATTCGTGTAAACCCCGTAGGATTTTGGTTCCTATCCAACGGGGTAAATCTCTTTTTGTAAATCAAAAAGAAAATGATGACAACAAAAACAATCAATCCAACCAGCAACTGAGAATCTTCCCGGGAAGGAATCGGACTTAGGCGATAAGGCAAAAACATTTTTTCAAAATATTCAAATACTAGCGGTCCGTTTACTTTGAATGACTCGAACGCTGACGCAAGAAGGTTTATTTTCGGAGGATGAATGGCGTTCGCTCTGAAAATAAAATAGGCAACTGTTATGATTATCCAGCTGATCGAAGTTGCAACGAGAACTTTCCCATGTTGCTTATTTTTATTGATAAAGAAAATCCAGAATAAACAAAGTGGAATCAGCGCTATAGAGACTTCCTTTGAAAATAATGCACACATCAAAAAAAGAAAATGAAGAATAAAATATTTTGCACTGAATTCTTTTCCATCAAAAAATAATTTGAAAAAGTAAATCGCTGATAAAAGAGAAAACAAAGTTGCCATTTGGTCGCCAATGCCAGCAATCCACGCAACTCCTTGCACGAGAACAGGATGAACAGAATAAATCAGCGCAAAGACAAGTGCAACGGATGAGTGATATTTTAACTCTCTGAAAAATCTGAACAGGACGCAGGAAGTAATAACATGAAAAGACAATCCCATAAAATGATAAATCCATGCCTGCTTGGTTGCGATCGTATTGCAGATTGCATAGATAACATTTTGCAGCGGGCGATAAAATACATCCGTATCCTGCGTAGTATCTCCTAACACCCAGAATACACTATGTTTGAAAAACTGCGGAATATTTGAAAGCTTCAATGTATCGGCTGCCATCAATACAAATCCATGGTCATCAAAATGAACTAAACCAAAAGTAAGAATCTGCGCATAGAGTAAAATGCAGGCAATAAAAATAATTTTGTAAGGATTGAATGGATTGGCTAAAAGCGTTTCAAACCAATTTCGGCTGGCTTGTGATTTCGCCTTGATCTTACTCACGAAAATATTTTAACTCTAAATTATTACCATCGAACACAGCATAGGAAAAATGAGTAATCCATTCGCCAAGATTTATGTAGCGGGATTTCTCCGACAACTTATAATCAATGGGAATGTGCCTATGCCCAAAAATGAAATAATCAAAATATTCTTTCTGTAAGATTTGTTTCGCATACATAACAAGCCATTCTTTTTCTTTATGAAATTTTAAATCTTCAGTAGACATTCGGCTTTTTGTAGACCAAAAATCTCCCAACCATATTCCGAAGTTGGGATGAAGACGGGCGAACAACCACTGGCAGATTTTACTTGCAAAAACAGATTTAATGAATTTATATCCTAAATCCGCAGGACCTAATCCATCACCATGTCCTAAATAAAATTTCCTTCCGTTGATTTCACGCGTGACAGGTTTTCGGTAAATCTTCGCGCCCAATTCTTTTTCCAAATAGCCGAACACCCACATGTCGTGATTGCCGGTGAAGTAGTGAAGTTTTATTCCCGCATCGCTCAACTCTGCAAGTTTACCAAGCAGACGAACGTATCCTTTCGGAACTGCCTTTCCGTATTCAAACCAGAAATCGAAAACATCTCCAAGCAAATAAATTTCTGTTGCGTCTTTCTTTATCGAATCTAGAAATTTTACAATCTTTTTTTCACGCTCTAAACTTTTTTCATAGTCTGGCGCGCCAAGGTGAAAATCGGAAAGAAAATAAATCATGGTGCGAAGATACTAATTAGGGATTTGTCCTTCTGAGCGAAGCGAAGAATCTATTTAACAGACCCTTCGACTACGCTCAGGGTGACAGCCAACAACATCTACAAAGATAAATTTCTCACCATCTCAAACGGATTCAACTTATGAATATTGAATGTGAAGCGAATCATTCGCATAGTGCGTTTGAAAGCATCAGGATCTAGATTGTCAGGAGTTGGATTCTTTAAATCAGAATTATCCGGATTCGTGTAAAATTCACTCTTAATATCCTTAGACATTAACAGAGGAATGTAAACATCTATAATATTTGGTACTAGTGAAATATAAATGCCCGCATCATAAAATATCTGCGGCTGATTAGCCACGCTCGCAAAATCAGCAAAGAGTTTGAACGGAATTTTTCCAGGCAAAGAACATTTGAGATTTAATGCTGCAATCCAATCGTATGTTTGTCCATATGCAGTATAAGTTTTAATTGCACCGTCCGATTCTGAAAATTGCTGTGAAAGAAATCCTGTATTTTCTCTTCTTCCAAGAAAAACATTATCATACATATAATCATGTTCTTCAATTCCTTTTGGACTGAAACCACTCATTCGGAAACGGTAATCGCCATTGCCATTTATTGATTTATCAATAAATTCTCCGCCAAAGAAACGGATGTCGAGTCCCTTTTTCTTCTTTTTGAAAGTTACTTTATAATTTGCAGTAACAGAGTTTTTCACAAACCCTTCTCCTTGCTGAACATCCAACG from Bacteroidota bacterium includes the following:
- the pdhA gene encoding pyruvate dehydrogenase (acetyl-transferring) E1 component subunit alpha, with product MPQIAEKKSSSTKFPKETYFWWYENMLLMRRFEERAGQLYIQQKIRGFCHLYIGQEAIAVGGETAIRKTDKIISAYRDHAHPIVRGVHPKFVMAELFGKSTGVSKGKGGSMHMFSKEHNFFGGHGIVGAQIPLGAGIAFADKYNGNLNVTLCLMGDGAVRQGALHEAFNMAMTWKLPVIFIIENNNYAMGTSVERTSNVHDLFKLGHAYEMPSFQVDGMKCESVHDAVAEAAARARQGNGPTLLEIKTYRYRGHSMSDPGTYRSKEEVEEYKKSDPIEQILTTIKNNKWIDDAGVEKMEAKVKALVDESVKFAEESPFPNSEDIYKDVYTQTDYPYIKD
- a CDS encoding cytidine deaminase, whose translation is MKKLKLSSTIFESSEKELSSSDKNLLSLARKSAQSAYAPYSKFKVGSAVLLANGKIISGNNQENAAYPSGLCAERVALFYASAQNPNAIIKSIAITNVPCGACRQAMVEYEAKQKFPIRIIMKLNEKKIYVCDGIRNLLPLAFSSKELKKA
- a CDS encoding CotH kinase family protein, translated to MKRMLLLTSYFSFFTFFCFSQNAGDKIFNSSSIHTINIILTQPNWWDSLTYYYNDGATQYMIASVTFDSLQLDSVGIRLKGNSSYGHDGTKKPIKLDLDRFISTQEIDGMSKINLNNGFLDPSMMREKLFLDFINKEGLPSPRCTYARVSYNGKYCGLYKIVEQVDKTFLKTHFGNKDGNLFKGDPNGTLEQKGTDPNAYYKDYELKTNNSVNNWSDLVNFIQVVNSDQSVFSSQIKNLFDASSYLKAWAANNLFVNLDAYYYYAHNYYLYHNTATSQFDWITWDVSVVFGVFPLWSENKVVNLDLLYVPQNASTRPLSKNFMDNNDFRFEYLSDVCNYIYNDFTPANLFPKIDSIAGRIRNDIYAEPDSNQAYTEEEFEQNINYGTVSSGIFWGDVPGLKQFIINRRQEAIVQLCEKGWSCASNSLSGDGAIVIYPNPTFVDITLRFDLVEDDAPITYSILDLSGKEMLSETVILPRGIYLHTLNIEKLAAGVYILKIANSCKKFNKKLVVIK
- a CDS encoding LysM peptidoglycan-binding domain-containing protein: MNCPVCNTTELSEDTTACPQCNSDLEVFRLIVDASEQRQKQKKIISALSVFAAVTAIGWASVGIFSGKTPDPVELSPVITVQNEVRTTEDSALIAMLTKENGELKSENTSLTAKINMVKEKSAAKTSAPAVTASTEGGTIIHTVKNGDTFWIIARKYFHDGRKYKQIAKDNGLTVKSKLHKGQKLKIVKG
- the gap gene encoding type I glyceraldehyde-3-phosphate dehydrogenase, whose amino-acid sequence is MPKVRVAINGFGRIGRTFCRVAKSKSNIQIVAINDLADSKTLAHLFKYDSVHRAYQGEVTHDKDSISINGNKIITFAEKYPEKLPWKDLNVDVVIESTGHFLDKESAGKHLKAGAKKVIISAPANDNVKSVVLGINDSILSKDDKIISNASCTTNCAAPMIKVLDENWGIEDAYISTIHSYTGDQRLHDSPHKDLRRARAAALSIIPTSTGAAKAITKIFPHLDGKIGGCGMRVPVPNGSLTDISCILKKDTTVKEINEAFRKASEKSLKGILEYTEEPIVSIDIVGNPFSCVFDAEFTSVVGRMVKVIGWYDNEMGYSNRLAELVEKIS
- a CDS encoding tetratricopeptide repeat protein gives rise to the protein MSKIKAKSQASRNWFETLLANPFNPYKIIFIACILLYAQILTFGLVHFDDHGFVLMAADTLKLSNIPQFFKHSVFWVLGDTTQDTDVFYRPLQNVIYAICNTIATKQAWIYHFMGLSFHVITSCVLFRFFRELKYHSSVALVFALIYSVHPVLVQGVAWIAGIGDQMATLFSLLSAIYFFKLFFDGKEFSAKYFILHFLFLMCALFSKEVSIALIPLCLFWIFFINKNKQHGKVLVATSISWIIITVAYFIFRANAIHPPKINLLASAFESFKVNGPLVFEYFEKMFLPYRLSPIPSREDSQLLVGLIVFVVIIFFLIYKKRFTPLDRNQNPTGFTRMSLFGALWFIVFLFPTFIQQNPQAHFFAFEHRLYLPLIGIAIIMMELFNIKQIDIHSNFQKYGFSLILILFFAITFSHSRTFTDPYTFYDKAISSSPKSVIAYNGFGKLLLEDKKYTEAIEAFKKSYEYKPDDLQTTGKIAEVYMKNLNNPQEAVVWFKKTLEIDSNSVEAAVSIGDAYWNFIHDTTNAILWYGNALKINPQNEFASANLGMIHASKGKNEEARKFLSQSLLSNPKNLVALKWISISYFNEEKISEAITYLSKAYEIYPNDVDLQMNLMICYYKLNDFPNTEKFASIYSKSNNKIPEAIEMYLKSVKR
- a CDS encoding UDP-2,3-diacylglucosamine diphosphatase, with protein sequence MIYFLSDFHLGAPDYEKSLEREKKIVKFLDSIKKDATEIYLLGDVFDFWFEYGKAVPKGYVRLLGKLAELSDAGIKLHYFTGNHDMWVFGYLEKELGAKIYRKPVTREINGRKFYLGHGDGLGPADLGYKFIKSVFASKICQWLFARLHPNFGIWLGDFWSTKSRMSTEDLKFHKEKEWLVMYAKQILQKEYFDYFIFGHRHIPIDYKLSEKSRYINLGEWITHFSYAVFDGNNLELKYFRE